A genome region from Mesorhizobium sp. B2-1-8 includes the following:
- a CDS encoding T6SS phospholipase effector Tle1-like catalytic domain-containing protein — protein MVKNIVVFSDGTGQRGGIFVDENRSNIYKLYRATRCGPESLVNPAEQVAFYNPGIGTLAPKAGLIGSISRRVYNLVSQALGLGLTGNIIDCYAATIRLWRPGDRIFLFGFSRGAYTIRCLAATICKCGIPTRMKDGSPLRYDEPTFKAIAREAVLRVYQHTSSWNRSTATSRQLELLDQRDALAAPVDNLADS, from the coding sequence ATGGTAAAGAATATTGTCGTTTTCTCAGACGGCACCGGCCAACGTGGCGGGATCTTCGTCGATGAGAACCGAAGTAACATCTACAAGCTCTACCGTGCCACCCGCTGCGGCCCTGAATCCTTGGTAAATCCTGCGGAACAAGTAGCTTTCTATAATCCGGGAATTGGGACGCTCGCGCCCAAGGCCGGCCTTATCGGTTCTATCAGCAGGCGAGTTTATAACCTGGTCAGCCAAGCGCTAGGATTAGGGCTAACCGGGAATATCATAGACTGCTATGCCGCTACCATTCGTCTTTGGCGGCCCGGTGACCGAATTTTCCTTTTCGGATTCAGCCGCGGCGCCTACACGATCAGGTGCCTGGCGGCAACCATCTGTAAATGTGGAATTCCCACAAGGATGAAAGATGGCTCGCCGCTTCGGTATGACGAACCCACTTTCAAAGCCATCGCGCGGGAAGCAGTATTGCGTGTTTATCAGCATACGAGCTCTTGGAATCGATCGACGGCAACGTCCCGACAGTTAGAGCTCCTCGATCAGCGTGATGCGCTGGCTGCACCTGTCGATAATTTGGCGGACTCCTGA
- a CDS encoding MucR family transcriptional regulator has product MTTALEQDNALDTVSITADIVAAYVSNNPVPVGELPKLIGDIHAALDGIGAPAVEPVVKQEPAVSIKRSVTPDFIICLEDGKKFKSLKRHLQHFDLTPDQYRQKWNLPADYPMVAPNYAATRSALAKSIGLGRKAPAPTSAAAEKRKPVVRAAAARTTAAAIKSPVNKARKARAKA; this is encoded by the coding sequence ATGACCACTGCTCTCGAACAAGACAACGCACTGGACACCGTGTCGATCACGGCTGACATTGTCGCCGCCTATGTATCGAACAATCCGGTGCCGGTTGGCGAGTTGCCGAAGCTGATCGGCGATATTCATGCCGCTCTGGACGGCATTGGCGCGCCAGCGGTAGAACCTGTGGTCAAGCAGGAGCCGGCAGTATCGATCAAGAGGTCGGTGACGCCCGACTTCATCATCTGTCTGGAAGATGGAAAGAAATTCAAATCGCTCAAACGGCATCTTCAGCACTTTGACCTGACCCCTGACCAATATCGTCAGAAGTGGAACCTGCCAGCGGACTATCCGATGGTGGCGCCGAACTATGCGGCCACGCGCTCGGCCCTGGCGAAATCAATTGGACTCGGGCGCAAGGCGCCAGCGCCCACATCTGCCGCGGCAGAAAAACGGAAACCGGTCGTGCGTGCGGCGGCAGCGAGAACAACTGCGGCTGCAATCAAGTCGCCGGTGAACAAGGCGCGCAAGGCGCGGGCCAAAGCGTAA
- a CDS encoding conjugal transfer protein TraD, with protein MRTWQVERRKRTRHLIELGGLVVKAGIVELTNDDRTIIYGAMLWIAAKLQSHGGAHARDLWVAKGRQAFDGERREEQMGRRT; from the coding sequence ATGAGGACGTGGCAGGTCGAGAGACGCAAACGCACTCGACATCTGATCGAACTCGGCGGGCTCGTTGTCAAGGCAGGCATCGTTGAGCTCACCAACGACGATCGCACCATCATCTACGGCGCGATGCTTTGGATCGCCGCCAAGCTGCAAAGCCATGGAGGCGCGCATGCGCGGGACCTATGGGTCGCGAAGGGTAGGCAGGCGTTCGATGGTGAGCGACGAGAAGAGCAGATGGGCCGGCGAACGTAG
- a CDS encoding conjugal transfer protein TraD codes for MRKPRDFDAELKALEDKARELRTRKVQQLGELVIATGADQLSTDELAGALVAIAETKDAAKREAWAKRGVMFFESGFRRTASAAQRNPRSDPAQPGSTQSPAGGTSSQ; via the coding sequence ATGCGCAAACCACGCGACTTCGACGCGGAACTGAAAGCGCTGGAAGACAAGGCGCGAGAGCTCAGAACGCGAAAGGTGCAGCAGCTTGGCGAACTGGTGATTGCCACCGGCGCCGATCAACTCAGCACCGATGAACTGGCGGGCGCGCTGGTCGCAATCGCTGAGACAAAAGACGCCGCAAAGCGTGAGGCATGGGCCAAGCGTGGAGTGATGTTTTTCGAGAGCGGCTTCCGGCGAACTGCTTCGGCAGCTCAGCGCAACCCTCGCAGCGATCCAGCGCAACCAGGCAGCACACAATCGCCGGCAGGCGGCACGAGCTCGCAATGA
- the traA gene encoding Ti-type conjugative transfer relaxase TraA — protein MAIYHLHVKVIGRKAGSSVVASAAYRSASRLRDERIERTHDFSAKRGVVHSEVMLPANAPEVWRERERLWNDVEAFEVRKDAQLAREVEFALPRELSQAQGIELARDFVQVEFVSKGMVADLNVHWDRAEDGSPKPHAHVMLTMRSVDENGFGAKVRDWNATQMVERWRERWAELANERLAELDIDARIDHRSLEAQGIALEPQTQIGAPAQRIEGSGLDAGDIEADRAELHREIARNNGARIIADPSVALDAITHQQSTFTRKDIAKFAHRHSDGMEQFNAVVAAIGNAPDLVELGKDGRGEDRFTTRQMIETEQRLHRAAERIDLDERHAVSNAHREAALARAAQRGLVLSGEQTDALAHITDGRGLGVVVGVAGTGKSAMLGVARQAWAAAGYEVRGAALSGIAAENLEGGSGIPSRTIASMEQSWGQGRDLLTTRDVLVIDEAGMVGTRQLERVLSHAAEVGAKVVLVGDPQQLQAIEAGAAFRSIHERHGGIEIGQVRRQREDWQRDATRELATGRIGAAISAYDGQGMVHQAVTRNEARGELVERWDRDRHARPEASRIILTHTNDEVRALNQAARERMRAAGDLGDDVQVNVERGARAFASGDRVMFLRNERGLGVKNGTLGVIEEVSTQGMTVRTEDHRSVRFDLKDYAHIDHGYAATIHKAQGMTVDRTHVLATPGMDAHGSYVALSRHRDGMDLHYGSDDFATREKLVRTLSRDRTKDMASDYKQIDPAQTYAERRGITFRQRVVEIVRQIVPEKLRDRIGGLLDGLRSPAFAEPGQERGQGPERGGGGTRHGDAGPTSGREASAKGAQREADARADPEAALRGARTKALVRHARALDVILSTGNADGLGSPEQMRELTDARSAFEKVRPHGWRDAEAAYVKSPELVREAGAGRVNRIVLALQLETEIRTGLDNDPSRRVDRFVERWQKLDRTSQGQYQAGDISGYKSTRTAMSDMAKSLERDPQLESLLANHKKALGIEVESGRRLGVELAFNHGIDLGRGRGIGL, from the coding sequence ATGGCAATCTATCATCTTCACGTCAAGGTCATTGGCCGCAAGGCAGGCTCAAGCGTTGTGGCGTCGGCCGCGTACCGCTCGGCCTCGCGGTTGCGCGACGAGCGCATTGAACGCACTCACGACTTCTCGGCTAAACGCGGTGTCGTTCATTCCGAGGTGATGCTGCCTGCGAATGCACCGGAGGTCTGGCGCGAGCGCGAACGGCTGTGGAATGACGTCGAGGCCTTCGAGGTACGCAAGGATGCGCAGCTTGCCCGCGAGGTGGAGTTTGCCCTCCCGCGCGAACTCAGCCAGGCGCAAGGCATCGAACTGGCGCGCGACTTTGTACAAGTCGAGTTTGTCAGCAAGGGCATGGTCGCGGACCTCAATGTGCACTGGGACCGGGCAGAGGATGGAAGCCCCAAGCCGCACGCTCATGTCATGCTCACCATGCGGTCCGTGGACGAGAACGGCTTTGGCGCCAAGGTTCGAGACTGGAATGCTACCCAGATGGTCGAGCGCTGGCGCGAGCGGTGGGCGGAGCTTGCCAATGAGCGCCTGGCCGAACTCGACATCGACGCCCGCATCGATCATCGCAGCCTGGAAGCGCAGGGCATAGCGTTGGAGCCGCAAACCCAGATTGGTGCACCGGCGCAACGCATCGAGGGCAGTGGCCTTGATGCTGGCGACATTGAAGCAGATCGCGCCGAACTGCATCGCGAGATCGCGCGCAACAACGGGGCACGCATCATTGCCGATCCATCCGTGGCGCTGGATGCCATCACGCATCAGCAATCGACTTTCACCCGAAAGGACATTGCGAAGTTCGCGCATCGGCACAGCGACGGAATGGAGCAGTTCAACGCGGTCGTGGCAGCCATCGGCAATGCACCCGATCTGGTCGAACTGGGCAAGGACGGACGCGGAGAAGATCGCTTCACCACCCGGCAGATGATCGAGACCGAACAGCGCCTTCACCGCGCGGCGGAGCGTATCGATTTGGACGAGCGACACGCGGTGAGTAACGCGCATCGCGAGGCCGCTTTGGCGCGGGCTGCGCAACGCGGGCTTGTTCTGTCAGGCGAGCAGACCGATGCGCTGGCGCACATCACCGACGGCCGCGGTCTTGGTGTCGTCGTCGGCGTTGCCGGAACGGGCAAGAGCGCCATGCTGGGTGTTGCGCGCCAGGCATGGGCAGCGGCGGGCTACGAGGTTCGAGGCGCGGCACTCTCCGGTATCGCGGCCGAGAACCTGGAAGGCGGATCAGGCATCCCGTCACGCACCATTGCCAGTATGGAGCAAAGCTGGGGACAGGGCAGGGATCTGCTCACCACGCGCGATGTCCTGGTGATCGACGAGGCCGGCATGGTCGGCACGCGCCAGTTGGAGCGCGTGCTTTCCCATGCGGCCGAGGTTGGCGCAAAGGTTGTGCTGGTCGGAGATCCGCAGCAGCTGCAGGCGATCGAGGCCGGCGCCGCCTTCCGCTCGATCCACGAGCGTCATGGCGGCATCGAGATCGGCCAAGTGCGCCGCCAGCGCGAGGACTGGCAGCGTGACGCCACGCGCGAGCTGGCAACCGGCAGGATCGGCGCTGCGATCAGCGCCTACGACGGGCAAGGCATGGTGCATCAGGCTGTAACGCGCAATGAGGCGCGAGGTGAACTCGTCGAGCGCTGGGATCGCGACAGGCACGCGCGTCCAGAGGCAAGCCGGATCATCCTCACCCACACAAACGACGAGGTGCGCGCGCTCAACCAGGCAGCGCGCGAACGCATGCGCGCTGCCGGCGATCTCGGAGATGATGTTCAGGTGAACGTGGAACGCGGTGCAAGGGCCTTCGCCAGTGGCGACCGGGTGATGTTCCTGCGTAACGAGCGCGGGCTCGGCGTCAAGAACGGCACGCTCGGTGTGATCGAAGAGGTCAGCACGCAGGGCATGACTGTGCGTACTGAGGACCACAGGTCGGTGCGCTTCGACCTGAAAGACTACGCACACATCGACCACGGCTATGCCGCGACCATCCACAAGGCGCAGGGCATGACCGTCGATCGCACGCATGTGCTGGCGACTCCGGGAATGGATGCGCACGGCAGCTACGTTGCCCTGTCGCGACATCGCGACGGGATGGACCTGCATTATGGCAGCGACGATTTTGCTACGCGGGAAAAGCTCGTGCGGACACTGTCACGCGACCGCACCAAGGACATGGCGTCGGATTACAAGCAGATCGACCCGGCGCAGACCTATGCCGAACGGCGCGGAATCACCTTCCGACAGCGTGTGGTCGAGATCGTGCGCCAAATCGTTCCGGAGAAGCTGCGCGACAGGATCGGCGGGCTGCTCGACGGATTGCGCTCGCCCGCATTCGCCGAGCCAGGACAAGAGCGTGGGCAAGGGCCGGAAAGGGGAGGCGGTGGAACGCGGCACGGCGATGCCGGCCCTACGTCCGGAAGAGAAGCTTCCGCCAAGGGAGCGCAGCGCGAGGCGGATGCGCGGGCGGACCCGGAAGCGGCGCTGCGCGGCGCTCGCACGAAGGCGCTGGTGCGCCACGCGCGCGCACTCGACGTGATCCTCAGCACTGGAAACGCGGATGGCCTGGGCAGCCCCGAGCAGATGCGCGAATTGACGGATGCCCGCAGTGCGTTTGAGAAGGTTCGGCCGCATGGCTGGCGCGATGCCGAGGCGGCCTACGTCAAGAGTCCCGAGTTGGTTCGTGAAGCGGGGGCCGGCCGTGTCAATCGCATAGTGCTTGCTCTCCAGCTCGAAACGGAAATCCGCACCGGACTGGACAACGATCCAAGCCGCCGCGTAGATCGTTTCGTGGAGCGTTGGCAAAAGCTCGATCGCACGAGCCAGGGCCAGTACCAGGCCGGCGACATCTCGGGCTACAAATCAACGCGCACGGCAATGTCCGACATGGCCAAAAGCCTCGAACGCGATCCGCAGCTTGAGTCCCTTCTTGCCAATCATAAGAAGGCGCTTGGCATCGAAGTCGAATCCGGCCGGCGTCTGGGTGTAGAACTCGCGTTCAACCACGGCATCGACCTCGGTCGAGGTCGCGGCATCGGACTGTAG
- a CDS encoding helix-turn-helix transcriptional regulator — protein sequence MSEPDRIIRLRTVLDRTGLSRSTIYRKIAEGTFPAQIKISINGAGWRESDVSLWVADPISWDTNASRKNSD from the coding sequence ATGTCCGAGCCGGATCGCATCATACGCCTCAGAACCGTTCTTGACCGAACCGGCCTGTCCCGCTCGACCATCTATCGTAAGATAGCCGAAGGCACGTTCCCGGCTCAGATCAAGATAAGCATAAACGGGGCGGGTTGGAGAGAATCTGATGTCAGTCTCTGGGTCGCTGACCCTATCTCCTGGGACACCAATGCATCACGAAAAAACAGCGACTAG
- a CDS encoding isochorismatase family protein, translating to MKRREILIAGAAAGAATLLTTPTTAVAAAAAGSTSSSKTKGNDMTSNKWMIDPNDAVLLLIDHQSGLFQLVRDMEYRELRNNVIALAKVAKIAKIPTVVTASVPEGANGPTIPDILQSNPDAVYVPRSGPINAWDHRPFVEAIEKTKRKTLLIAGTLTSICMVFPALKALEAGYKVFCIVDASGNWSKMATDISIARVTQAGAMPIDTFAAITEVMHTWDRPDAMEFAKVFVDNVEPAYGALFESYYAAQKAAK from the coding sequence ATGAAGCGCAGAGAGATACTTATTGCCGGCGCTGCAGCCGGCGCAGCGACATTGCTGACGACGCCGACGACAGCGGTGGCCGCCGCCGCCGCAGGCAGCACATCCAGTTCCAAAACCAAAGGAAATGACATGACATCAAACAAGTGGATGATTGACCCGAACGATGCTGTCTTGCTGCTGATAGATCATCAGAGCGGCTTGTTCCAATTGGTCCGTGATATGGAGTATCGGGAACTCCGTAACAACGTAATTGCTCTTGCGAAGGTAGCGAAAATCGCGAAGATCCCGACCGTTGTAACGGCATCCGTTCCCGAAGGTGCTAATGGTCCGACCATTCCCGATATCCTTCAGAGCAACCCCGATGCGGTGTACGTTCCGCGCAGCGGCCCGATCAACGCGTGGGATCACCGTCCCTTTGTCGAAGCCATCGAGAAGACCAAGCGGAAGACACTGCTGATCGCAGGCACACTCACCAGCATTTGCATGGTGTTTCCTGCACTGAAAGCCCTCGAGGCTGGATACAAAGTGTTCTGCATCGTAGATGCATCGGGCAATTGGTCGAAGATGGCGACCGACATATCCATTGCCCGGGTCACGCAGGCAGGCGCAATGCCGATTGACACATTCGCGGCGATTACGGAGGTGATGCACACTTGGGATCGCCCAGACGCGATGGAATTCGCCAAGGTCTTTGTCGACAACGTCGAACCCGCATATGGGGCGTTGTTTGAAAGCTATTACGCGGCACAGAAGGCCGCGAAATAA
- a CDS encoding pirin family protein yields MTVTSALPDLAVEDLIVPPVRDLGDGFKVRRALPSAQRRTVGPFIFLDHFGPVVFREGAGLNVRPHPHIGLSTLTYLLEGEMVHRDSIGSVETVRPGDVNWMTAGSGIVHSERSPAKLQAQGGTMFGQQIWVALPKALEEMQPGFSNHASGALPRLQAEGASLTVVAGSAFGERSPVPVYSDLMYVDAVLKPGARLQVPTEHIERAVFVVSGEIEVAGQTGTFGEAQFVVFKPGAEIIVSTRGGAHLMLVGGEPFPEQRHIYWNFVSSSKDRIEQAKDDWRHGRFPEVAGETEFIPLPPEPPRVESAGS; encoded by the coding sequence ATGACTGTTACGAGTGCCCTGCCAGACTTGGCGGTGGAAGATTTGATCGTTCCGCCTGTTCGCGATCTGGGTGATGGGTTCAAGGTTCGCCGTGCGCTCCCATCGGCACAGCGCCGCACGGTTGGTCCCTTCATTTTCCTCGATCATTTCGGACCAGTGGTGTTTCGAGAAGGGGCTGGCCTGAATGTCCGCCCCCATCCCCATATCGGCCTGTCGACCCTCACCTACCTGCTCGAAGGCGAAATGGTTCATCGAGACAGCATCGGGAGCGTTGAGACGGTCCGTCCCGGTGACGTGAACTGGATGACAGCGGGCAGCGGCATCGTCCATTCGGAGCGCTCACCCGCGAAGTTGCAGGCTCAAGGTGGAACGATGTTCGGCCAGCAAATCTGGGTCGCCTTGCCCAAGGCGCTCGAAGAAATGCAGCCGGGTTTCTCCAATCACGCCAGCGGCGCTCTGCCTAGGCTCCAGGCCGAGGGAGCCTCGCTCACCGTCGTTGCGGGCAGCGCGTTCGGAGAACGCTCGCCGGTGCCGGTCTATTCGGACCTGATGTATGTCGACGCCGTGCTTAAGCCTGGTGCGCGGTTGCAAGTGCCCACGGAGCATATTGAGCGGGCCGTGTTTGTCGTCTCTGGCGAGATTGAAGTCGCCGGCCAGACAGGAACATTCGGCGAAGCGCAGTTTGTCGTCTTCAAGCCTGGCGCGGAGATCATCGTGAGCACACGCGGCGGAGCGCATCTGATGCTGGTCGGCGGCGAACCTTTTCCCGAGCAACGTCACATCTACTGGAACTTCGTTTCGAGCTCCAAGGACCGGATCGAGCAGGCCAAGGACGATTGGCGGCATGGCCGCTTCCCCGAAGTCGCTGGCGAAACCGAGTTCATTCCGTTGCCGCCAGAGCCGCCGCGGGTCGAGTCTGCCGGCTCATGA
- a CDS encoding LysR family transcriptional regulator, whose translation MLDGVSLDQLRTFVAAADEGSFSAAARRLRRTQSAVSETMANLEAQLGVTLFDRSARYPRLTTEGGVLLADARAVVSGVDGMKARAKGISGGLEAELAAVIDVFFPITAIAEVAHEFRGQFPATPLRLLVEALGGAVQPVMDGRASFGIVGSLPVLPSGLVAERVTSVDFVMVAAANHPLAAYGGLIPRDELARHVQLVLTDRSDLSAGKEIAVISPSTWRLADLFAKHAFLISGLGWGGMPLHVVGKDIAEGRLVELSIQDIPRGGLKLPISAIYPIAAPPGPAGRWMIERLKQCSNEMPGKWPMDKVFSTSVSDPGR comes from the coding sequence ATGCTTGATGGCGTATCTCTTGACCAGTTGCGGACTTTTGTTGCCGCGGCTGACGAAGGAAGCTTCTCTGCTGCGGCCCGACGCCTCAGGCGAACCCAGTCCGCCGTCAGTGAAACCATGGCCAACTTGGAAGCCCAACTTGGTGTCACGCTTTTCGACCGCAGCGCTCGATATCCGCGGCTGACGACCGAAGGTGGTGTCCTTCTTGCCGACGCTCGCGCTGTCGTTTCAGGCGTTGATGGCATGAAGGCACGCGCGAAAGGAATATCAGGCGGGCTGGAGGCGGAGCTGGCTGCGGTGATCGACGTCTTCTTTCCGATCACCGCGATTGCCGAGGTCGCTCACGAGTTCCGCGGACAATTCCCCGCCACACCTTTGCGGCTACTTGTCGAGGCGCTCGGCGGCGCGGTGCAACCCGTCATGGATGGGCGCGCGAGCTTCGGCATCGTTGGATCTTTGCCAGTACTGCCCTCTGGCCTTGTGGCCGAGCGCGTCACCAGCGTTGACTTTGTCATGGTCGCGGCTGCAAACCATCCGCTGGCGGCGTATGGTGGCCTCATTCCGCGGGATGAGCTGGCGCGACACGTTCAACTGGTGCTCACTGATCGATCCGATCTATCAGCCGGGAAGGAGATCGCAGTCATATCGCCTTCCACCTGGCGGTTGGCTGACCTGTTTGCCAAGCACGCCTTTCTCATCAGTGGGCTGGGTTGGGGTGGCATGCCGCTCCACGTCGTCGGGAAGGACATCGCCGAGGGGCGGCTTGTTGAACTTTCGATCCAAGATATACCACGGGGTGGACTCAAGCTGCCGATATCGGCCATCTACCCAATCGCCGCGCCTCCGGGACCCGCGGGCCGTTGGATGATCGAGCGCCTTAAACAGTGTTCAAACGAAATGCCGGGCAAATGGCCTATGGACAAGGTCTTCTCGACGTCCGTGTCCGACCCTGGGCGGTGA
- a CDS encoding helix-turn-helix transcriptional regulator, giving the protein MTAAQMRAARALIGLSQSELAKRASVSIPTVKRCESDSERVAAVAAETQDKIRAVLEAEGVEFTNGNHPGVRLRRTLTDDKSKSV; this is encoded by the coding sequence GTGACAGCAGCACAAATGCGCGCGGCCCGAGCCTTGATCGGCCTATCACAATCGGAGCTTGCCAAGCGGGCTAGCGTTTCTATTCCTACTGTAAAACGCTGTGAGAGCGACAGCGAGCGCGTCGCGGCGGTAGCCGCTGAAACACAGGACAAAATCCGTGCCGTTCTTGAGGCAGAGGGTGTGGAATTCACGAACGGCAATCATCCGGGCGTCAGGTTGCGGCGGACCCTGACCGACGACAAATCGAAGAGCGTTTAG
- a CDS encoding recombinase family protein — translation MRAAIYARFSTELQNEKSTEDQIALCRAYAVRNGLDVVAVYEDKARSGASLFGRDGLLTLMEAAGQKIFDTIVVEALDRLSRDMADLAGLHKRLSFLGIEIQAVHDGIADAVLIGIRGLVGQMQREDGAKKVRRGMAGVVRDGRHAGGRPYGYRPILGRPGELEVVEAEAEVVRRIFDGYSAGRTPRDLAGELNREGIAPPRGTRWNGSTINGNAQRGVGLLFNELYVGRIVWNKVRMVKNPDTGKRVSRPNPKDQWQTKEVPHLRIVDEEVWQKAQALKVARVNASSHFKRRPAHLLSGLLRCGVCGAGMSVHDRDKTGKTRIRCSAVRESGSCSNRRIIYLPEIEWAVLDGMREQLKVPDLIEAYIRKYNQERQQLAAQVNSVRTALEGKRDRVEGERQRTIDLVIRSVIAEADAKQRIADLKAQLSLIEAQLCRLDEPPSTVALHPATLQRYTKTVDCLSKALADHATAADHRGPLIQNFRELVHSVTVHPKPARKGFEIEVKGKLAALIGGAAFPTARYTGKPTSLGVRFGMAVGDDSGCEVVAGEGLEPPTPGL, via the coding sequence ATGCGAGCCGCTATCTACGCTCGTTTCTCGACGGAGCTCCAAAACGAAAAGTCCACCGAAGACCAAATTGCCCTTTGCCGCGCGTATGCAGTTCGCAACGGTCTAGATGTCGTTGCTGTCTATGAGGATAAGGCGCGCTCCGGAGCGTCGTTATTCGGTCGCGACGGGCTCCTGACCTTGATGGAGGCGGCAGGCCAAAAAATCTTTGATACGATAGTCGTCGAAGCGCTTGACCGCCTTTCACGTGACATGGCGGACCTCGCGGGTCTTCATAAGCGGCTCTCCTTTCTCGGTATCGAAATCCAGGCAGTTCATGATGGTATCGCCGATGCGGTCCTTATCGGTATTCGTGGACTGGTCGGTCAAATGCAGAGGGAGGATGGTGCCAAGAAGGTGCGGAGGGGCATGGCTGGCGTCGTCCGCGACGGCCGTCATGCCGGAGGCCGGCCCTACGGCTATAGACCTATCTTGGGTCGCCCTGGTGAACTTGAGGTCGTCGAGGCGGAGGCAGAGGTTGTCCGGCGCATTTTCGACGGCTATTCGGCCGGTCGAACCCCACGTGACCTAGCTGGTGAGCTGAACAGGGAGGGGATAGCGCCGCCGCGGGGGACACGCTGGAATGGTTCCACGATCAACGGAAATGCCCAACGCGGGGTGGGTCTGCTCTTTAACGAGCTCTACGTTGGTCGGATCGTTTGGAACAAGGTCCGAATGGTGAAGAACCCCGATACTGGCAAGCGCGTCTCCAGGCCAAATCCGAAGGACCAGTGGCAGACGAAAGAGGTTCCCCATCTTCGCATTGTCGATGAAGAAGTTTGGCAGAAGGCACAGGCGCTCAAAGTCGCGAGGGTGAACGCATCCTCTCATTTCAAGCGCCGCCCGGCACACCTGTTATCCGGTCTGCTTCGCTGCGGCGTTTGCGGGGCGGGAATGTCGGTTCACGATCGTGATAAGACGGGCAAAACGCGTATCAGGTGCTCCGCAGTTCGTGAAAGCGGGAGCTGCTCCAATCGGCGCATTATTTACCTGCCTGAGATCGAGTGGGCAGTCCTCGATGGCATGCGCGAGCAGCTGAAAGTGCCGGACCTGATCGAGGCATATATCCGAAAATACAACCAAGAGCGCCAACAATTGGCGGCACAGGTGAACTCGGTGCGTACAGCACTGGAAGGTAAGCGCGATCGGGTGGAAGGCGAACGTCAGCGGACGATCGATCTTGTGATCAGGAGCGTGATTGCTGAAGCGGATGCCAAGCAGCGGATTGCAGACCTCAAGGCACAGCTTTCTCTGATCGAGGCACAACTCTGCAGACTCGATGAGCCACCATCAACCGTGGCTCTCCACCCCGCCACCCTGCAGCGGTATACCAAAACCGTTGATTGCCTTTCAAAGGCGTTGGCCGACCACGCGACTGCTGCAGATCACCGTGGCCCACTCATTCAAAACTTCCGAGAGCTCGTTCACAGCGTTACCGTGCACCCAAAACCTGCACGCAAGGGCTTCGAAATCGAGGTCAAGGGCAAGCTCGCCGCTCTTATTGGCGGAGCCGCGTTCCCTACCGCTCGGTACACTGGAAAGCCCACCTCATTGGGCGTCCGCTTTGGTATGGCCGTCGGAGACGATAGTGGGTGTGAAGTGGTAGCGGGAGAGGGACTTGAACCCCCGACCCCAGGATTATGA
- a CDS encoding Gfo/Idh/MocA family protein, translated as MKPRIAVLGCGYWGSNHIRTLKALGALHAVSDTNRARAEGFASEQDCLAIEPDQLFVRDDVDAIIMALPPQFHADLAVRAVENGKDVLVEKPIALTVPDAERSVQAAKENGRVFMVGHVLRFHPAFETLKGLIDKGELGEVRYIHSHRLGLGKFHTENDALWDLAPHDLSMILAITGTEPIEVRGEGAALLDNLSDFAHLHMRFPNGLRSHLFTSRLNPYRERRLTVVGTKAMAVFDDVEPWERKLAVYRHAVWQDSGQWAFTTNEPSYVAVAQGMPLTRELEHFIQCIETRAEPRTSGEEAIRVLRILTAGTVTHTKS; from the coding sequence ATGAAGCCGCGCATTGCAGTCCTCGGTTGCGGATACTGGGGCTCAAACCACATCCGCACCCTCAAGGCGCTCGGCGCATTGCACGCGGTTTCCGACACCAATCGTGCCCGCGCCGAAGGTTTCGCCAGCGAACAGGACTGCCTGGCGATCGAGCCGGACCAGCTGTTCGTCCGCGATGACGTCGACGCAATCATCATGGCCTTGCCGCCGCAGTTCCATGCCGATCTTGCCGTGCGCGCCGTCGAGAACGGCAAGGACGTGCTGGTGGAAAAGCCGATCGCGCTGACGGTGCCGGATGCCGAACGCTCGGTGCAGGCAGCCAAGGAGAATGGCCGCGTGTTCATGGTCGGCCATGTCCTGCGCTTCCATCCCGCCTTCGAGACGCTCAAAGGGCTGATCGACAAGGGCGAACTCGGCGAGGTCCGCTACATCCATTCGCACCGGCTGGGGCTCGGCAAGTTCCATACCGAGAACGACGCGCTATGGGACCTTGCGCCGCACGATCTGTCGATGATCCTGGCCATCACCGGCACCGAGCCGATCGAGGTGCGCGGCGAGGGGGCGGCACTCCTCGACAATCTCAGCGATTTCGCGCATCTGCACATGCGCTTTCCCAACGGGCTGCGCAGCCATCTTTTCACGTCGCGGCTAAACCCCTATCGCGAGCGGCGGCTGACGGTGGTCGGCACCAAGGCGATGGCGGTGTTCGACGATGTCGAGCCATGGGAGCGCAAGCTTGCCGTCTACCGCCACGCGGTGTGGCAGGACAGCGGCCAGTGGGCGTTCACCACCAATGAGCCCTCCTATGTCGCGGTTGCCCAGGGCATGCCGCTGACGCGCGAGCTGGAGCATTTCATCCAGTGCATCGAAACGCGTGCCGAACCACGCACCAGCGGCGAGGAAGCGATCAGGGTGCTGCGCATCCTGACGGCCGGCACGGTCACGCACACCAAATCCTGA